The Drosophila sechellia strain sech25 chromosome 2R, ASM438219v1, whole genome shotgun sequence nucleotide sequence TGCGATTGTGTTTAAGGTGTATGTGGCTCTAGGCATATAAACTTTATATCTTAATTCTAAAAGCGCATCAATAAAACAGGACGCTGCCGTCGTAAAATTAATTCTAAAATTTATGCAACGTAAGACTATAAAATTCTTATTTAGGAGCACTTTCGCCTAAGATTAAATGACTTTTTGTACAATATGAAAAAGAGCTTTCCTTCGTTCATCAATCAATTTCCAGAGCCCAATGCCATGCCGGACATTAAACAGTCGATCGCGGGTTGGTATAGCTGCAATCTCGATGACCGCGTCGAGGAACTGGTATCACATTTAAAACactatttattttaatgcaGGCAATTCATCCCACATCTTCTCATTGTCGTCATGAGAATGAAGAATCTGGCCATGCAGCGAccactgctgttgttgctgccattcaCGCCGGTTAGCTCTCCATGGGTCGCACCTGTTGCAGTGCCTCTGCATTCGGTGTTGTCGCAGCTGCTGCACTATtgcaatgctgctgctgctgtggtgACGCATTGGTATTGGTGGTGGAGTCCGCGGACAAAATGCTACTGTTGCACATCGAGTGGGAAGTCGAGGATACTGTCGCCGATCCCTGCACATTGTTCACCGTTGAAACTGAGCCTGGTGGCACGGAGTTGACCGCCGGAACTGTCCCATCTGGAGTTGGAGCATTGGCACTCATCAAACCGCTCACTACACTCTGCACCACTCTGTATCTGTTGTAGATGCGATACGGTGTCTTCGAAGTATCCTTCTGCTGTACCGTCTTGGTTTTACTGGCGGATCCCCAGCCGCTGGCATTGATTTGGTCTGCCGTCTTGCCCAGCAGCCAGTCGACGCAGttctgctgcagttgctcgcTGACATGTTGCTGAAGCCACTTGTTAACGTACGTTTGGAAGTGAGCGTATTTCGCCTGAGTTACGCGGCAATGACTCTGcacagaaataaacaaatcagtAAAGCTGCTTTCCTCCAAATGCCGCGTTTAAATAGAACACTCACCTTCTTGGCACGACGCACTGCATCGTACTTAAGTAGCTTGAGATTCTTGCTGGTCACAAAACATCGTCCGTTGCTGATATTTGTGCTGATCTCGTCGCGATCATTGAAGGCGTACTGCTCGGCCAGACCCACTTGTGGGGCGCCCAGCCTCTCCAGACGTTTGCCGCCCCagctgttattgttattattattattattgttattactgccgccaccgccggagGTGCTGCTGCTTGAAATGATACTGTCGACGGCGATGGATTCAACTGCCGCCGCAGTACCATGCTGCTCAATGCGATTCCGCTTATGTTCAAAAAACTGACGCACTTGCTCCTCAAGAAGCTTCGATCTCCGCTTGTTGCGCTGCAAAAAGCGCGCTTTGCGTGCTCCTCCGATTCCACCTTCTCTGTAGCGCAACTGGAATGAAAGCAATGCAAAAGTTAGTCTTTATTGTGAGTAATTGCGACAATTGCCGGCGACAATGCAGCCAAGAGCACTTGAAATACGGCGGCAATTTAACATGCTCACAGAATATACGAGAATACTTAAAGCTGGGAATGCTGAGATGTGTGGGCTGTGTATTGTAGCGTTACGGAACAGTTTACAGATATGAACTATATTAAGGGAATTGTAGACATAAAGAACACAAGAGGATGAACACCAGGCCAACAAACACAAAGCCGAAGACATAGACTCACACGCACATGGGGACAAGGACAAACACAAACCAAAGTACATAAAATACAGGGTGAAAGGCGGAACGAAACAAAATCAATCACAACTACAAGTACAATCAAAACACAAAGAAcataaatataacaaatattaagCTTAATCTAAGTGAATCAAAGAGTTGCACAATGCGATGATGACTTACCTTGCTTAAACTTAAGTCTGTGTGGCAATTACTGAGTTCGATTGTGGCTCTAGCCCGGAAAAAGGAAACCCCAGGACCCCCTCAAGACAGACCATCCCATCCCACTGTTTCAATAACTTTGAACATGTCTTTTTAATGGGCTGCTCCAGATATATTTCTCATTTTCACTCTCCAGTAATGTCCACAGTTGTGATTGTGTGTgccatttaatttacaattattGAGTGTGTGgagtggtgtgtgtgtgttttcttATGCCTagatataaaaatgtttaccGAATTTAAAAGACATTTGTCTGCTTCCTTTACAAAATTAGCTACTACACGTTTTACACATAATAATACATACATTGACCGATTACCATTAGCATTAGCATTACGTTATGTACAGTTAAAACACGTTAATTACTATATACATTTGTGTAAAGTGTAATTTAGGCCTATAGTTAAACGCAATAGTCTTATTAACATCAGAAGcaccactcacacacaccacaGCCCAAACCACACCATTACCATCTTTGTATGCATCTTCTTCATCTTCATGTTCAACCTCACATCATCACATCATAGGTACCGTATCTTCGATCACCCGATATAAGAAACTCTCTATATCGCTATAGATAACTCTTTTGGGTAACTCAAGGCATAACAAAATCAGAAGGGAATGCAACAAGCGCGTGCCTACGTTATTGTTATCATCATCTACTATTTTACATAATGTCTGTTGTTATGCATGTTCGTGGATGGAATActacatttaattaaagtgtGTACTTTGGGTTCTGTTTCTTCGTTGGTTCTGCAGGTTATTGTTTGGTGACTCTGAGAAAATAATGCATTACATTtaatgtgtgtgagtgggtggcGGTGGAGGGTGTGTTGAGCgtggtagtagtagtagtagtagtagtggtggtggtggtggtggtggtgagtGAAAGGGTTTGGTGTTTCAATTTCTCTTATTCCGGTTTTGGTAATCAAAAAACAATTATTACTATTTCATTTTGCAATATgactttttcttcttcttattcaatgaaattatcaaaactatgTTATTTCAAGCCTTGGTATTGACCTGGtacgaaaaaataaattggaaaaaaatgaGAGAAAAGAATGCAAAAAAGCATTAATTAGTGAATATTTTCTTGTCCTTTTTATGTACTTTCTTTGCTCGTATGCAAGCAGCGTATTCTTTTGTATGCATACGAAATGTGGGCGATTAATAAGTTGGCGGCATGTTGATAAATGATACCAAAACGAAAACATACAATAATAGAAATAATGTCACAAGCTGGCGAAACTAAGGGATTTAAATAATAGAAAGTGCAGCGGAAAAAGTCGATAGGTAACAACAGATAGATAACAgaagatatatttatatatatagatatatatatatacagaatACAGTACGGTAGGATGTGGAATGTCCTGTCCATCGTCTAAATCAGGTGACAGGTTTGTATGTACAGTGGAAGTACCGAAAACACAACTCATGAGTAGAACAGGGAATCAAAAACGTAAACGTAAACATAATCGAAATGAACAACGAAATACACTAACAACATGGTTAACCACTCTTCAAGCACACACCACACATAGCTGCTCCGGCTCCGGAGCATCTCATCGCTGCCTTGCGACACTTACCTCGGCAGTATCTTCGTCCGCCTCCGTCTTGATATCGGACGCCTCTACAACGGTGTCATTGCCGAGCGCCGAATTGGAGCCGGCAGTATTGCCACCACCGCCGAGCGCAGGATTCGCCAACCGCTCCACATACTTGCTGAACTTCTGGGCCTTCAACGCAGCCGGCTTATCGACTTCCTCGGGCTCCGAATCAAGCAGCTCTATGGTTACTCGGCAATCGATTTTATACTGCAAATGTAGTTTTTGTTAGTTAACTTCTTTAACTTCGGTGCTGCATTCTACAACTTACAATGTACACTTTGAAGCAATTCTCATCGTTGAGAATGCTCTCCGCTTTCCGCTGATACGACATCTCCCTGTCAAATGTCTTGTGCGCATCTCGACAGAATCCGCCGGTGCAGCCACGCCTTTGCTCCGTTGCAAACAGCTCCACACAATCCAGTGCTGCTCTTTCCGTGACACAATATTGCAGCTGGCGAACAGCATTGGACACAACCTAAAGATGAACAAATGCGAGAAGTTTAGTTTATTATGGTTCAAAAGAAAAGGTTTTAAGAAAATATAGATATCActtttttgaataaaatttgAACACTTACCTTATCCAGCGTGAAAGAGATGTAGGCATAAATGCCAAACATTTCTCGCATCGTGTCCTCGAACGTATTCGAGTCCATGTTGCCGTCTAGGACGTTCTTGAGCATATCAAGGAAGGTGGGATAGTAGTCTTCAACTTGAATCTCCGGCTTGGGCTTAAGCCGCAGCGCAGTGGCTGTGCTCTCCCTTCGATTCACCCTACAGCGCTCCTCCTCGATGGCCAGCAAACGCGCTCGTTCATACATAACATGCAAACGGTCGCAGAGAATCGCATGTAGCCGCAGGAATAAATACCAATTGTTGTTAGCGAAGAACAGCGTGTAGGATTCGTCCTGTTTAGGATAagaaaacaatatttaatacATGTTGTTTTTAAAAGCGTTGTTCAACATACTTCACGTTGCCCGTGCGCGTGCGGTGGTAGAAGCTTTGGATTGGAAAAGTCCGCAGGATGTTCCAGTTTGATTTCCACATCGACGCCTGCTCCTGCAGTGTCTTGGGCTTGCCTGGGACTCGTGGCAGCTCCAGAGCTGGTGCTACCGGCTCCTTCCTCTTTGTGCGACGAAAGGGGGTCATCCTTTGGCTTGCCTTCGGCTCCTGAAACAGTTGACGATGCCGCTgatgctgccgccgctgctgagGATGTTGATGGCGTTGCATCGTCCACAGGCGTCGCTGAAGATCCCGTTAACGTGGACGCTGCAGAAGATCCAGTCGTCGCTTTGGAGTCATCAGTCTCTTTCTTAATGCCCGCTGGTGTTCCGCTGCTACTGCTTGCATTGCTACGCGCTGGAGAGGCACTTTCACTGGGCGTACTCTTGGCATTTCGAGTCGAAGACTCCGTGCGACCCAGTGGCGAGTCCACGTCCATTTTCGTATTGTCATCTACCAAAAATGGAAAGGCTATATAGAGAAACGGTGTGCACAACACATATGTTCGGATATTCGATGCAGTTCAAGGGTCAGTGTGTGGGTGTTGGTGCATTGCAGTCcagttttggttttattttatttaatagcaTTTTGATTACgttaaaaaatttgtttttttatttgtttatgtttatttttgttattaattgcaaaaaaaaaatggagaaaaagaaacaaaaaacatacaCTATGTTAAAAAATACAATCGGGCAAAAGTTATTAAAGAGAAACTTTATGAATTGAAAGAAAATTAGTCAATCAAATTTCTATCGGGTAGTAAATTTTTTACATGACTAGTTAACGTTTCAAAATCACAAAGCACAACtccttaataaaaaaaattaatataaatatttttagtatGAGTACTGATGATGAAGAGTTTTAAGTCAACGCTTAAAGAGCTCTTGGAAATATTAGTTAGTTTTAGAAGCTACTAAATTAAAGAATAGTGTTAGCGcaacagaaataataaatacgtTGGAGGTTAATTGACAGTGAACTGATGGTTTTAGGAATTTTGACCAAGATAACTTACCGTCATCGCGTTCGTCGTCGCTTAGTGGCTGTCGTGGCGCGAAGAAAAGGTCAGGCACAAATTGTCGGATGATCTGCTTAATCTTTTGCTTCTCCTGCTTCTGGATGCCAGTCTGGCGCTTCACATGATGAATCAGCAGGTTGGCGGCATCGTCCAGAATGGTTTTGTCCTTGTAGGGCAGCACCAGATGCGGCCCAAACGGTTCCATGGCGTCGTCCTCTTGGTCATGCCGCTCATCGTACAGCGTCTCGATTTCGTTAAACAGACTCTTTGAGCGCAGGGCTTTCATGTCGTTGGGCTTGAAGTTGATGGCCTGGTGATCGAGAGACTTGAGGTAGTACTTCTCGTTCTGTTCCCGCCATTGCTTATTGAAGGTCTGAAAAAAGGAAGTGttcatttaatttacataaatGTAAAGCAATGAGAGAGTTCACTTACCTTTTGCGCTTCTCgccactcctcctccttgacTTTCAGTCGCTTCAGTACAATAGGCACCGCCACAAACGGATTTTTCTTCATTCCCGTGATTATTTCTCCCGACTTGTCGCCGTAGATGCGATGAATGGCCCGCTGGTGTATCGTTTGGGATGTGCCGCCCAGATGATCGTCCAGATGGAATTTGCTCAATTCTTCGGTGGACATTCGtgacattttcttttgtaagTTCTCCAGCACTCGAATCGTAGCACTATTAACCTCGATGACCAGGTCCAGCTCGAATCGCTCGTCCTCCGTTCTGTGAATATTCCTTTTGTTTAGAGCGTGCGCATTGGTTAATTGAAATAAACGAAAGCCAAAGAAACAGAAGATCCAAAACAAATGATAGATGTGTAAGTTGAGAGTAGAATATAGATGCGGTTACAAAAAATAACATGAAACTAAATCTATCCTTTTTAATAAATGaagatttaaaattttttggttttttaaaacaaatttcttaaAATTATAACCGCACATATTAGACTCAAATGAAAACAGAAAGGAAACAAAAGTACCAATAAAGAAGTAGTATTGATTTTTCTCGTGACTTATTTAATGTGGAACTGTTAAGTAAAAAGGTTAAAGGAATATTTCTTACCGGTAAATTGTCTCCTCGAACTGAGTTTTTCGCGATGTAACAAAAGTGGAATCCTCGCTGGCCCACGTCGGGAACGATACCCATTTGTCGTTGAGCACTTCCCGGCAGAGAGCCGTCCGTCCGCTGCACTTCTTAGGTACTGTGGTCTGCGGCAAAGCACAATAGGATGCACCCAGCCGCTTGCACGAAGACAGATCCACATCCTGGACGTACTCGGCGGCACTCTGGTGACTGCTACCTCGATCATGGGAACTATTACTACTTCCACCTCCCTGACGTTGCGTTGCGGCTAAGGGCATGCCGTCAATCAATCCTCCAGCAGGTTGACCAGAGGGCGGTCCCAGAAAGTCGGTGAACCATCTCAGCAGGTCGGGGAACTTCATCAAGAACGGTGATACCAGACCAAGAAGTTCCGTTTTGGAGACAATTTCCTGGTTAAAAAGGGTCAGGCATCGCAGGAAGTTGTCGTAGACCTCTGGACTTCTTAACGCCTTGCGCACCTTGTCAAAGAACGCGGCGTCGGAGATGGTGCACTTGGTCGATGCTTCGGAAAAGCTGACATCGCGACAATAAGGCTTCGGTCGCTTAGCAGGCGGCGCTCCACTAGAATAGTGTCCGACTAAACTGTCATCACCCGGCCTCCTCGTAGCTGAACCAGAGTTATGCTGTCCATGTGGACCAGAGGACAATGGTGACGTGGCGTAACTAATTCCCGGCGAACTGCGGTCGAGGGAATTGTCCGAAATGTGCGGCATGGAACCAATCACCGAAGGGATGCCATAACTTGGCGATTTCTTTGCGTTATGACCGTGCGTTAGATTCTGGTTTGGCACATGGCCAACGTACTTTTGCACATGATGATTATTTCGGTGCTCCTTATCGTACGACACCATCACGCTGGCTCCCACTCCAGGCCGCCCGATATTGGCGCCCGCTCCAGTTCCGGCCAAATGATGATGGGCTCCAACTCCAGCTCCTCGCTGATGCGCTTGCTGCTGCAGACCCGCGTGATAGTCCTTCTCAAAGAGAATATCGTTCCGCGTCGCACTCAGGCCTGAACCGATCACATGattctgctgttgctgattaTTATTGTACGTCTTAATGCTGACACTGGTGTTCACCGCCGAAAGGTTTCCTATAGCCGCTGCATGGGCGCTATTGTCGATCTGAGGAAGAGTCGTTGCACCCAAATGCAGAGGGGATCCACTTGGCGCTGGCGAAGCAGACGACATGGTTATGTGAGCTCCACCGCTCAAAGTAGCCGTGGGACGCTTGCCATGATCATTGTGCACAGATGCTGACTTGGACATGTACTGTCCGGACTGGTTGGTGGCATCAGGAAGAAACTGGCCAAACTCTCTAAGCAAATCCTCATCCTGGCCAAAAAGCTTAGCCACCTGCGTGTACACCTCCTGTTCGGTGAGCATTTTACCCTGGTTCAGGCTGCCCTCCTTCATCACCTTTTGCTCCTTCTGATAGGCGTGCAGAATTTCGAGGAATTTCTTGTACTTGGCCGGCTGGTTTTGGAAACGATTCTGTTTgtgaaaaaagaagaaaagatTATAAGTAACCTATAAAGTTTTTAATGATGTTGAGCAGACGTTACCTTGATCTTATTTACATAGGTTATGGCGTGATTGAACTCCACCGGCTGATTCTGCTGTCCCGTCTCCCCAAGCAAAATCGATTGATGCGCCTGCTGGATGTGATGCAGATTGTGCTGCGCCGCTCCCGCACCTGGCccacctcctgctcctccatgAGGGCTAAGCTCACTTAGAGAATTGGGCGTTGGAGGTCCACCGACAACTATACTAGCAGACGCATTCACGTTTGCCGCAGCCCCAGCCACTTGCCCAGTAGGTGTTATGGTGGCCCTTTCTCGATCTCTCGAGTAGTTCTGCGGTACATTGTGCGCCGATACGGAGATGCCTGGCTGTCCGGGCACTACGGCGTTTGTCGCCGTAGAGTTTGTTACACTCACGTGTACATGACCACCGCCTGGAGATTGTGATTGAGGAGGCGTCGCCTGTTGCAAGGCATGAATAGTGGTCTGGGTAAGCGAGGCTCCGCCGTGGGTCATAAGATTTACAGCTCCAGCGGATTGAATCTGAGccacagctgctgctgcggccgcTGCTCCAGCCCCTGTTGCCGGTGTTAAAGTTGCAGCATTGTTCGTCTTTATGGCGATATGTCCGGCACCGGACATCGAGCTATTTCCGGTAAGCATGTGCACCGTTCCTGTGCTCGTTGGCGCTCCCGGTGGTGAGGGCATCGAAACCACCGGCACCGAACAGCCAAGAGCATCCGAATGAATTTCGATCTTGTAACCCGGAGGCAAGAACATGTTGAAGCCGTATATCAGCTCTGTGTGCCCCTTGAAGAGTGTGGAGACTCGCTCAATCACTCCGGGTGTGTCGATGCAGTGCGACTTGAATTCCTTCATGATGTCGAGGAAGTTGTTGTAGATTTGCGGCTGGTCTGCATACTGGTACTTTACTTGGTCCAGGTAGCTCAATGCATCCTCCACTTTTAAGCGTGGCGTGGCATTTCCCGACTGTCCTTGTGGTGGGGTGGTTCCACCCACTGGGATACTGTTGGCAACCACGGACGATGGAGGAGTTTGGGCCTTGCCCAAAGGTGACTGTTGAACTGGTTGTTGCTGGGAAATCGTGGCTAGATTGCCCACCGCAGTCGCCACTGTCTGGGTGCCGCTGATTGTACGCTGACGGATTGTGCCCGTTTGTGAGCTGCTGGATACAGTCTGTGCACTGGCAGGATTGTtcgcagctcctcctcctgtgACATGAATCTGTACCGTGTTCGCGCCATCCGCTGTGTTGGCTTTCAGAGTTCCACCAGCCTGTATCGAA carries:
- the LOC6608870 gene encoding uncharacterized protein LOC6608870 isoform X2; the protein is MMKRTRVDEVQFGTRPVPQTSGGVGVGVVGVAGGGPTSGGGGTATVGVNTTGVTIGTVVPSAHNATISGIGSIHHRILTPQHGGAQTIAYLPSTTPTATNLKTTSSIVDSTTAGGPVGAGSQVAVGVGSAAGGGGVVVSTGSTGTQTLQYTTSYSVASIQAGGTLKANTADGANTVQIHVTGGGAANNPASAQTVSSSSQTGTIRQRTISGTQTVATAVGNLATISQQQPVQQSPLGKAQTPPSSVVANSIPVGGTTPPQGQSGNATPRLKVEDALSYLDQVKYQYADQPQIYNNFLDIMKEFKSHCIDTPGVIERVSTLFKGHTELIYGFNMFLPPGYKIEIHSDALGCSVPVVSMPSPPGAPTSTGTVHMLTGNSSMSGAGHIAIKTNNAATLTPATGAGAAAAAAAVAQIQSAGAVNLMTHGGASLTQTTIHALQQATPPQSQSPGGGHVHVSVTNSTATNAVVPGQPGISVSAHNVPQNYSRDRERATITPTGQVAGAAANVNASASIVVGGPPTPNSLSELSPHGGAGGGPGAGAAQHNLHHIQQAHQSILLGETGQQNQPVEFNHAITYVNKIKNRFQNQPAKYKKFLEILHAYQKEQKVMKEGSLNQGKMLTEQEVYTQVAKLFGQDEDLLREFGQFLPDATNQSGQYMSKSASVHNDHGKRPTATLSGGAHITMSSASPAPSGSPLHLGATTLPQIDNSAHAAAIGNLSAVNTSVSIKTYNNNQQQQNHVIGSGLSATRNDILFEKDYHAGLQQQAHQRGAGVGAHHHLAGTGAGANIGRPGVGASVMVSYDKEHRNNHHVQKYVGHVPNQNLTHGHNAKKSPSYGIPSVIGSMPHISDNSLDRSSPGISYATSPLSSGPHGQHNSGSATRRPGDDSLVGHYSSGAPPAKRPKPYCRDVSFSEASTKCTISDAAFFDKVRKALRSPEVYDNFLRCLTLFNQEIVSKTELLGLVSPFLMKFPDLLRWFTDFLGPPSGQPAGGLIDGMPLAATQRQGGGSSNSSHDRGSSHQSAAEYVQDVDLSSCKRLGASYCALPQTTVPKKCSGRTALCREVLNDKWVSFPTWASEDSTFVTSRKTQFEETIYRTEDERFELDLVIEVNSATIRVLENLQKKMSRMSTEELSKFHLDDHLGGTSQTIHQRAIHRIYGDKSGEIITGMKKNPFVAVPIVLKRLKVKEEEWREAQKTFNKQWREQNEKYYLKSLDHQAINFKPNDMKALRSKSLFNEIETLYDERHDQEDDAMEPFGPHLVLPYKDKTILDDAANLLIHHVKRQTGIQKQEKQKIKQIIRQFVPDLFFAPRQPLSDDERDDAFPFLVDDNTKMDVDSPLGRTESSTRNAKSTPSESASPARSNASSSSGTPAGIKKETDDSKATTGSSAASTLTGSSATPVDDATPSTSSAAAAASAASSTVSGAEGKPKDDPLSSHKEEGAGSTSSGAATSPRQAQDTAGAGVDVEIKLEHPADFSNPKLLPPHAHGQREDESYTLFFANNNWYLFLRLHAILCDRLHVMYERARLLAIEEERCRVNRRESTATALRLKPKPEIQVEDYYPTFLDMLKNVLDGNMDSNTFEDTMREMFGIYAYISFTLDKVVSNAVRQLQYCVTERAALDCVELFATEQRRGCTGGFCRDAHKTFDREMSYQRKAESILNDENCFKVYIYKIDCRVTIELLDSEPEEVDKPAALKAQKFSKYVERLANPALGGGGNTAGSNSALGNDTVVEASDIKTEADEDTAELRYREGGIGGARKARFLQRNKRRSKLLEEQVRQFFEHKRNRIEQHGTAAAVESIAVDSIISSSSTSGGGGSNNNNNNNNNNSWGGKRLERLGAPQVGLAEQYAFNDRDEISTNISNGRCFVTSKNLKLLKYDAVRRAKKSHCRVTQAKYAHFQTYVNKWLQQHVSEQLQQNCVDWLLGKTADQINASGWGSASKTKTVQQKDTSKTPYRIYNRYRVVQSVVSGLMSANAPTPDGTVPAVNSVPPGSVSTVNNVQGSATVSSTSHSMCNSSILSADSTTNTNASPQQQQHCNSAAAATTPNAEALQQVRPMES
- the LOC6608870 gene encoding uncharacterized protein LOC6608870 isoform X1, whose translation is MMKRTRVDEVQFGTRPVPQTSGGVGVGVVGVAGGGPTSGGGGTATVGVNTTGVTIGTVVPSAHNATISGIGSIHHRILTPQHGGAQTIAYLPSTTPTATNLKTTSSIVDSTTAGGPVGAGSQVAVGVGSAAGGGGVVVSTGSTGTQTLQYTTSYSVASIQAGGTLKANTADGANTVQIHVTGGGAANNPASAQTVSSSSQTGTIRQRTISGTQTVATAVGNLATISQQQPVQQSPLGKAQTPPSSVVANSIPVGGTTPPQGQSGNATPRLKVEDALSYLDQVKYQYADQPQIYNNFLDIMKEFKSHCIDTPGVIERVSTLFKGHTELIYGFNMFLPPGYKIEIHSDALGCSVPVVSMPSPPGAPTSTGTVHMLTGNSSMSGAGHIAIKTNNAATLTPATGAGAAAAAAAVAQIQSAGAVNLMTHGGASLTQTTIHALQQATPPQSQSPGGGHVHVSVTNSTATNAVVPGQPGISVSAHNVPQNYSRDRERATITPTGQVAGAAANVNASASIVVGGPPTPNSLSELSPHGGAGGGPGAGAAQHNLHHIQQAHQSILLGETGQQNQPVEFNHAITYVNKIKNRFQNQPAKYKKFLEILHAYQKEQKVMKEGSLNQGKMLTEQEVYTQVAKLFGQDEDLLREFGQFLPDATNQSGQYMSKSASVHNDHGKRPTATLSGGAHITMSSASPAPSGSPLHLGATTLPQIDNSAHAAAIGNLSAVNTSVSIKTYNNNQQQQNHVIGSGLSATRNDILFEKDYHAGLQQQAHQRGAGVGAHHHLAGTGAGANIGRPGVGASVMVSYDKEHRNNHHVQKYVGHVPNQNLTHGHNAKKSPSYGIPSVIGSMPHISDNSLDRSSPGISYATSPLSSGPHGQHNSGSATRRPGDDSLVGHYSSGAPPAKRPKPYCRDVSFSEASTKCTISDAAFFDKVRKALRSPEVYDNFLRCLTLFNQEIVSKTELLGLVSPFLMKFPDLLRWFTDFLGPPSGQPAGGLIDGMPLAATQRQGGGSSNSSHDRGSSHQSAAEYVQDVDLSSCKRLGASYCALPQTTVPKKCSGRTALCREVLNDKWVSFPTWASEDSTFVTSRKTQFEETIYRNIHRTEDERFELDLVIEVNSATIRVLENLQKKMSRMSTEELSKFHLDDHLGGTSQTIHQRAIHRIYGDKSGEIITGMKKNPFVAVPIVLKRLKVKEEEWREAQKTFNKQWREQNEKYYLKSLDHQAINFKPNDMKALRSKSLFNEIETLYDERHDQEDDAMEPFGPHLVLPYKDKTILDDAANLLIHHVKRQTGIQKQEKQKIKQIIRQFVPDLFFAPRQPLSDDERDDAFPFLVDDNTKMDVDSPLGRTESSTRNAKSTPSESASPARSNASSSSGTPAGIKKETDDSKATTGSSAASTLTGSSATPVDDATPSTSSAAAAASAASSTVSGAEGKPKDDPLSSHKEEGAGSTSSGAATSPRQAQDTAGAGVDVEIKLEHPADFSNPKLLPPHAHGQREDESYTLFFANNNWYLFLRLHAILCDRLHVMYERARLLAIEEERCRVNRRESTATALRLKPKPEIQVEDYYPTFLDMLKNVLDGNMDSNTFEDTMREMFGIYAYISFTLDKVVSNAVRQLQYCVTERAALDCVELFATEQRRGCTGGFCRDAHKTFDREMSYQRKAESILNDENCFKVYIYKIDCRVTIELLDSEPEEVDKPAALKAQKFSKYVERLANPALGGGGNTAGSNSALGNDTVVEASDIKTEADEDTAELRYREGGIGGARKARFLQRNKRRSKLLEEQVRQFFEHKRNRIEQHGTAAAVESIAVDSIISSSSTSGGGGSNNNNNNNNNNSWGGKRLERLGAPQVGLAEQYAFNDRDEISTNISNGRCFVTSKNLKLLKYDAVRRAKKSHCRVTQAKYAHFQTYVNKWLQQHVSEQLQQNCVDWLLGKTADQINASGWGSASKTKTVQQKDTSKTPYRIYNRYRVVQSVVSGLMSANAPTPDGTVPAVNSVPPGSVSTVNNVQGSATVSSTSHSMCNSSILSADSTTNTNASPQQQQHCNSAAAATTPNAEALQQVRPMES